AGCACTGGTGATCGACGATTCGCGCACGATGCGGCGCATCGTCTCGCGGATCCTTGAGCCGCTCGGTTACGAGGTCACGGAGGCTGCCCACGGGCAGGAGGCCCTCGACCTGCTCACCGGCGGCCTCGAGGTCGACCTGGCATGCATCGACTGGAACATGCCGGTCATGGACGGTTTCACGTTCGTCACGGAGGTGCGAGCGAACCGCGCCTGGCGCGACATCACCCTGATGATGGTCACGACCGAGAGCGAGCAGAGCCAGATCGTGCGGGCGCTGGCCGCCGGCGCCCACGAGTACCTGGTCAAGCCGTTCACCCCCGAGGCTCTCCGGGAGAAGCTCGCGCTGCTCGGCCTGCTGCCGCTCGAGGACGCCCGATGATGGCCGTGCGGGTCGCCACCGAGGGGGTTCGGCGCACCTTTGACGGCTCACAGGTCCAGTCGATCGCCGAGCAGGTCTTCGCGGCGATGATCGACGACGACCCGAGCACCCTGGTGCTGTGGTCGGGAGCCTTCCCGGCGCTCGCGGACCCGCTCGAGGCCTGGGTCGACCTCACGGGGTCGTGGACCGGTCGGGTGGCGCTGAACACCGAGCGGGCCACGGCGCACGACCTCAGCCGCGCGCTGCTGGGCATGGCCCCCGACGAGCCCGTGGACGACTGCGATGTGATGGACGCATTCGGCGAGGTGGCGAACGTCGTCGGGGGCAACGTGAAGTCCCTGCTGACGGAGGTCGGCGACCTGGGCCTGCCCCAGGTCGCGCAGGCAGCGCCGCCGATGGCCGGATCGCTCCTGCACGAGCTGCGCATGTCGTGGCGCGGGCGCCCGTTCGTCGTCGTCGTCACCGCGGCCGCCGAGTAGCCGGCCCACACGTACACCTGAGAACCGACCACTTCGAGTGCGCGACGCGCACCTCTAGG
The sequence above is a segment of the Cellulomonas chengniuliangii genome. Coding sequences within it:
- a CDS encoding chemotaxis protein CheX, yielding MMAVRVATEGVRRTFDGSQVQSIAEQVFAAMIDDDPSTLVLWSGAFPALADPLEAWVDLTGSWTGRVALNTERATAHDLSRALLGMAPDEPVDDCDVMDAFGEVANVVGGNVKSLLTEVGDLGLPQVAQAAPPMAGSLLHELRMSWRGRPFVVVVTAAAE
- a CDS encoding response regulator — protein: MRALVIDDSRTMRRIVSRILEPLGYEVTEAAHGQEALDLLTGGLEVDLACIDWNMPVMDGFTFVTEVRANRAWRDITLMMVTTESEQSQIVRALAAGAHEYLVKPFTPEALREKLALLGLLPLEDAR